Proteins encoded together in one Columba livia isolate bColLiv1 breed racing homer chromosome 3, bColLiv1.pat.W.v2, whole genome shotgun sequence window:
- the MLIP gene encoding muscular LMNA-interacting protein isoform X2, whose protein sequence is MELGKHERQVTGKEALEEKQTQPGERDIPIINPLSFISRGQVTSQESGTKPLTFTFVPSIGRLPTHFEVLDISKFLVTVPEEPKDLSNQGIPNKSSAVSHELAVNSGARQDCVSAVHTDSTRTIFQSPGCNVSKGEMQENDLFKAEFILITDSGDEDEVAAVSNNIHRPSNGYGRISAQLLATSHVSPGTGAGKPPGDGHVSGAASSLSTADQQKHQLISTLSISDHLSSKPPAVHLISPTNQKIACGAVVNLNQASSLEDSCNNWQSATGFSKQESSLCFQSASCSSPSSVTKISSSASSSCYSAPQLYDKLRTPSPYAPGCVCKTGDFTSSVPAKSPSLSPDPPHSAETQGSSAQPLSSSSSKRLNALSPVPVHIVTHSLSPSPKPLSPPSLYGSSSTICSINEPCTKMSSRGNLAKSDVRSPLPTRLTLLTAILRSGSSQRRPLSPASCPTFSPSSLDSSTLAIDQKSKTTPPTPKKSVSSPRIRPDSPNREEYWLSGWAQQLPLPTKPQLTPRARSLSPKKHLPVGTLSPEYRSPLTSPISSHRKSVASPGLQPTLPPPCAPAPSSLAHPTSPSPGGLRDAASRSRAPQKSQRVHTYSPIFTCRSYPLLSSTSLSGIVSPTLEKCPPPSPSLLHSASRSKSDSSETSVQDMSTPSPTPSSVLKQWSLSRPHSTPPVPQTGNINSQSLQLNSALVHTNYRPNSSSPRPEQSATSLVLKCRSPVSDNSPGTLPSRPRELTSPQSFSLPSDRENIKPKQYKIKTSYKAFAAIPTNTLLMEQKALEEPTKTASVTEGTALDTHSEMCSPAQLRQQTEELCAVIDQVLQDPLTMRRCESSPSFLQMSTESDVGKVSTTLQRAAGRETRYASLYKSAPMMTESQLTKPGVIRPVLVKAKSAQQKEEPYQPNPFKKYLEEISDQDTEQETGLPHPLYPTKLIPPTKSPLRPSSVSLTDCLNPGLFSHLSSIACDFHENPYSPYSHNSLYNKPSHPIVPIPENETLSSKQVDNERGSV, encoded by the exons GTCACTTCTCAAGAATCTGGAACAAAACCATTGACCTTCACATTTGTACCATCCATTGGAAGACTTCCAACTCATTTTGAGGTTCTAGATATCTCCAAGTTCCTTGTGACAGTTCCAGAGGAGCCAAAGGATCTGAGCAATCAAGGAATTCCAAAtaag TCTAGTGCAGTCTCCCATGAGCTGGCTGTAAACAGCGGGGCCAGACAAGACTGTGTGTCCGCCGTTCATACAGACAGTACCCGAACGATTTTCCAGTCCCCAGGGTGTAACGTGAGTAAAGGAGAAATGCAGGAGAATGACCTTTTCAAAGCTGAGTTTATCCTGATTACGGACTCCGGTGACGAAGATGAAGTAGCTGCTGTCTCGAACAACATCCATCGGCCTTCCAATGGCTACGGTCGCATCAGCGCTCAGCTGCTGGCCACGTCCCATGTGTCGCCAGGCACTGGGGCAGGGAAACCTCCTGGCGATGGGCACGTTTCAGGTGCTGCATCTTCTCTCAGCACTGCTGATCAACAGAAACATCAG ttaATTTCTACTCTTTCCATCTCTGATCATCTTTCCTCTAAACCACCTGCTGTACACTTAATTTCTCCAACTAATCAGAAAATAGCGTGTGGTGCCGTGGTTAACCTGAATCAAGCCTCTTCGCTGGAAGACTCCTGTAACAACTGGCAGTCAGCAACTGGGTTTTCTAAGCAAGAATCATCTCTCTGCTTTCAGTCTGCTTCCTGTAGTTCACCTTCCTCCGTGACTAAAATATCCTCTTCTGCATCAAGCAGTTGTTACTCCGCTCCCCAACTGTATGATAAGCTACGAACACCAAGTCCCTATGCCCCTGGCTGTGTTTGCAAAACGGGAGACTTCACATCCTCTGTTCCAGCAAAGAGCCCAAGTCTTTCCCCTGATCCTCCACATTCAGCTGAAACACAAGGATCTTCAGCTCAGCCTTTATCTTCCAGTTCCTCCAAAAGATTGAATGCTTTATCTCCTGTCCCTGTACATATCGTAACACATTCATTATCTCCTAGCCCTAAACCTTTGTCTCCACCCTCTCTTTACGGCTCCTCTTCAACCATATGTAGTATAAATGAGCCTTGCACAAAGATGTCATCTAGAGGAAATTTAGCAAAGTCAGATGTCAGATCCCCTCTGCCAACCAGACTGACCCTCTTAACTGCTATTTTGAGATCAGGCTCTTCTCAGCGGAGACCGCTTTCCCCTGCTTCTTGTCCTACGTTTTCTCCTAGCTCGCTTGATTCCTCTACACTTGCAATAGATCAAAAGTCCAAAACAACTCCCCCAACCCCCAAGAAATCTGTTTCAAGCCCCCGTATAAGGCCAGATTCTCCCAACAGAGAGGAGTATTGGCTTTCAGGCTGGGCTCAGCAGCTGCCTTTACCCACCAAGCCTCAGCTCACTCCTAGGGCAAGGTCCCTTTCTCCTAAAAAGCACCTTCCAGTTGGGACACTTTCTCCAGAATACCGAAGTCCTCTGACATCCCCCATCTCCTCCCATAGAAAATCAGTTGCTTCTCCAGGTTTGCAGCCTACTCTGCCTCCTCCTTGTGCCCCAGCACCCTCCTCCCTTGCACACCCTACCTCTCCATCTCCAGGAGGGCTGCGGGATGCTGCCTCCAGGTCCCGGGCACCTCAGAAGTCTCAGAGAGTACACACTTACTCACCCATCTTTACCTGCCGGTCATaccctttgctttcttctacCAGTCTTAGTGGCATAGTCTCACCCACCCTAGAAAAATGTCCACCTCCTTCCCCAAGTCTTTTGCATTCAGCTTCTAGATCTAAATCAGATTCATCAGAAACATCTGTTCAGGACATGAGTACCCCTTCTCCTACCCCTTCAAGTGTTTTAAAGCAGTGGTCTCTCTCACGGCCTCATTCTACTCCACCAGTTCCACAAACTGGTAATATTAATTCCCAGTCACTGCAGCTTAATTCTGCATTGGTGCATACAAATTATAGGCCTAATTCCTCCTCTCCAAGACCTGAGCAATCTGCCACCTCACTGGTGTTAAAGTGCAGATCTCCTGTCTCAGACAACTCACCAGGCACACTGCCATCAAGACCCAGAGAGCTGACTTCACCACAGtctttttccctgccttctgACCGTGAAAACATCAAACCCAAG CAATACAAGATCAAGACAAGCTACAAGGCATTTGCAGCAATCCCTACAAACACATTACTTATGGAACAGAAG GCCTTAGAAGAGCCAACAAAGACTGCTAGTGTGACTGAAGGCACTGCTTTGGACACCCATTCAGAG atgtgctcccctgcccagctcagACAACAAACAGAAGAGCTGTGTGCTGTCATTGATCAAGTGCTGCAGGACCCATTGACTATG cgCCGATGCGAATCTTCGCCAAGTTTTCTGCAGATGAGCACGGAGTCAGATGTTGGCAAG GTGTCAACAAcactgcagagagcagctggaCGTGAAACCAGATAT GCCAGCCTTTACAAATCAGCACCTATGATGACAGAGAGTCAGCTG ACAAAACCTGGTGTCATTCGTCCTGTGCTGGTGAAAGCGAAGAGTGCACAGCAAAAGGAGGAGCCCTACCAACCCAATCCTTTTAAAAAGTACCTTGAAGAAATCAGTGATCAAGATACTGAGCAG gaGACTGGTCTCCCACACCCTCTGTATCCAACTAAACTGATCCCTCCAACTAAGTCCCCTTTGCGTCCTTCGTCCGTCTCTCTCACTGACTGTCTAAACCCTGGACTTTTCAGCCACTTGTCTTCCATCGCGTGTGATTTTCACGAGAATCCTTATAGCCCTTACAGCCACAACTCTTTGTACAATAAG